A genomic window from Streptomyces sp. NBC_00234 includes:
- a CDS encoding ribbon-helix-helix protein, CopG family translates to MAMNLRLRDDQTEALKQRAEQEGTSMHAILLQAVDDYLARTAQQAIVRKTAKEQAAKWSELMERLK, encoded by the coding sequence ATGGCCATGAACCTGCGTCTTCGCGACGACCAGACCGAAGCACTCAAGCAGCGCGCCGAGCAGGAGGGCACGAGCATGCACGCCATACTCCTGCAGGCCGTCGACGATTACCTCGCCAGGACTGCCCAGCAGGCCATCGTCCGTAAGACCGCCAAGGAGCAGGCTGCCAAGTGGAGCGAGCTCATGGAGCGGCTCAAGTGA